A single Pygocentrus nattereri isolate fPygNat1 chromosome 28, fPygNat1.pri, whole genome shotgun sequence DNA region contains:
- the LOC119262664 gene encoding uncharacterized protein LOC119262664 isoform X2, whose protein sequence is MAESEIQRINSAITAVFPDLPVAVLNSVVDTLKALGAETTDDLQYITEGDLLPVLKPVQARRLVVSWAQNNSAAPIPTSVCPSPVSICSNPPASSPSSASTTSTSSSPGGSSTFRPDWVDNFQIPWQKLPEELLQSLERQKRPSPRLRREMIRIVASEIMKVYSNPTKRNTTEIGKRMVAKYPKSLQDVIEGDVVGPGYHSLAKQLQARVDNVKRPNTPKIKKRKPASDGYDTEEVPAKQKASVQDTYGCVNWELKYLPLSETGDSQQEKKEKLKMMFQEMNYNTDDMKKLVQSTFYTQRKDINKGTSIRQLTQEWPFLFNEAGMAAHFQELTGVSLMECFLANVDKKCRRLLSFLKSVDAPKHKQVQDAFIKFQTERGQLDGCPGDIIQMVLLLLAHFGEKEENLFHYVDTTCLAQEVLTEKLPATPCIIVCGSSCFTAGTFMLSIDQEVVNDHITSFIHAFCLLFGSYYCFNIHYPVELRSTLEFFQRCFFSINPERGTKVQWKKNKKVLPVNPRVLTLIADLADYEWT, encoded by the exons ATGGCAGAATCAGAAATACAGAGGATAAACAGTGCAATTACTGCAGTTTTTCCTGATCTTCCTGTAGCAGTTCTCAATTCAGTTGTAGATACTTTGAAGGCACTTGGTGCAGAGACTACAGATGATCTGCAGTACATTACAGAAGGAGACTTGCTGCCAGTGTTGAAGCCAGTGCAAGCCAGAAGACTTGTTGTTTCCTGGGCCCAGAACA ATTCAGCGGCTCCAATTCCAACCTCAGTGTGTCCCTCTCCAGTTTCTATCTGTTCGAATCCACCCGCTAGTTCTCCCTCATCAGCATCAACCACATCCACCTCATCGTCCCCAGGTGGCAGTTCCACTTTTCGCCCAGACTGGGTAGACAATTTCCAGATACCATGGCAAAAGCTTCCTGAAGAGTTACTGCAAAGTCTTGAAAGGCAGAAAAGACCTAGTCCACGACTACGACGGGAGATGATAAGGATTGTGGCTTCTGAAATTATGAAGGTGTATAGTAATCCAACCAAACGTAACACTACAGAAATAGGCAAGAGAATGGTGGCCAAGTATCCAAAATCTCTACAAGATGTCATTGAGGGTGATGTTGTTGGACCTGGATATCATTCACTGGCCAAGCAACTCCAAGCGCGAGTTGACAATGTTAAACGACCTAACACACCAAAGATAAAAAAACGCAAGCCAGCATCAGATGGATATGACACAGAGGAAGTTCCAGCTAAACAAAAAGCAAGTGTTCAAGACACATATGGCTGTGTCAACTGGGAGCTGAAATATTTGCCACTTTCTGAGACTGGGGATagtcaacaagaaaaaaaagaaaagctgaagATGATGTTTCAAGAGATGAACTACAATACAGACGACATGAAAAAATTAGTACAGTCCACCTTTTACACGCAGCGTAAAGACATCAACAAGGGGACAAGCATCAGGCAACTTACCCAAGAGTGGCCATTTTTGTTCAATGAAGCTGGTATGGCAGCACACTTCCAAGAACTTACTGGTGTGAGTCTAATGGAGTGCTTCCTTGCCAATGTGGACAAGAAGTGTAGACGCCTCTTAAGCTTCTTAAAAAGTGTTGAtgcaccaaaacacaaacaggttCAGGATGCCTTTATCAAGTTTCAGACTGAGAGAGGCCAATTGGATGGTTGCCCAGGAGATATCATACAGATGGTACTTCTTTTACTGGCTCATTTTGGTGAAAAGGAGGAGAACCTGTTCCATTATGTTGATACAACATGCCTGGCCCAAGAGGTTCTGACAGAGAAGTTGCCAGCAACACCCTGCATTATTGTGTGTG GGTCCTCCTGCTTTACTGCTGGGACGTTCATGTTGAGCATTGACCAAGAGGTTGTCAACGACCACATCACTTCTTTCATACATGCCTTCTGTCTGTTGTTTGGCAGTTACTACTGCTTCAACATACACTACCCAGTGGAACTACGGTCAACACTAGAGTTCTTTCAAAG
- the LOC119262664 gene encoding uncharacterized protein LOC119262664 isoform X1, whose product MFVYLTDMAESEIQRINSAITAVFPDLPVAVLNSVVDTLKALGAETTDDLQYITEGDLLPVLKPVQARRLVVSWAQNNSAAPIPTSVCPSPVSICSNPPASSPSSASTTSTSSSPGGSSTFRPDWVDNFQIPWQKLPEELLQSLERQKRPSPRLRREMIRIVASEIMKVYSNPTKRNTTEIGKRMVAKYPKSLQDVIEGDVVGPGYHSLAKQLQARVDNVKRPNTPKIKKRKPASDGYDTEEVPAKQKASVQDTYGCVNWELKYLPLSETGDSQQEKKEKLKMMFQEMNYNTDDMKKLVQSTFYTQRKDINKGTSIRQLTQEWPFLFNEAGMAAHFQELTGVSLMECFLANVDKKCRRLLSFLKSVDAPKHKQVQDAFIKFQTERGQLDGCPGDIIQMVLLLLAHFGEKEENLFHYVDTTCLAQEVLTEKLPATPCIIVCGSSCFTAGTFMLSIDQEVVNDHITSFIHAFCLLFGSYYCFNIHYPVELRSTLEFFQRCFFSINPERGTKVQWKKNKKVLPVNPRVLTLIADLADYEWT is encoded by the exons atgtttgtgtatttgacaGATATGGCAGAATCAGAAATACAGAGGATAAACAGTGCAATTACTGCAGTTTTTCCTGATCTTCCTGTAGCAGTTCTCAATTCAGTTGTAGATACTTTGAAGGCACTTGGTGCAGAGACTACAGATGATCTGCAGTACATTACAGAAGGAGACTTGCTGCCAGTGTTGAAGCCAGTGCAAGCCAGAAGACTTGTTGTTTCCTGGGCCCAGAACA ATTCAGCGGCTCCAATTCCAACCTCAGTGTGTCCCTCTCCAGTTTCTATCTGTTCGAATCCACCCGCTAGTTCTCCCTCATCAGCATCAACCACATCCACCTCATCGTCCCCAGGTGGCAGTTCCACTTTTCGCCCAGACTGGGTAGACAATTTCCAGATACCATGGCAAAAGCTTCCTGAAGAGTTACTGCAAAGTCTTGAAAGGCAGAAAAGACCTAGTCCACGACTACGACGGGAGATGATAAGGATTGTGGCTTCTGAAATTATGAAGGTGTATAGTAATCCAACCAAACGTAACACTACAGAAATAGGCAAGAGAATGGTGGCCAAGTATCCAAAATCTCTACAAGATGTCATTGAGGGTGATGTTGTTGGACCTGGATATCATTCACTGGCCAAGCAACTCCAAGCGCGAGTTGACAATGTTAAACGACCTAACACACCAAAGATAAAAAAACGCAAGCCAGCATCAGATGGATATGACACAGAGGAAGTTCCAGCTAAACAAAAAGCAAGTGTTCAAGACACATATGGCTGTGTCAACTGGGAGCTGAAATATTTGCCACTTTCTGAGACTGGGGATagtcaacaagaaaaaaaagaaaagctgaagATGATGTTTCAAGAGATGAACTACAATACAGACGACATGAAAAAATTAGTACAGTCCACCTTTTACACGCAGCGTAAAGACATCAACAAGGGGACAAGCATCAGGCAACTTACCCAAGAGTGGCCATTTTTGTTCAATGAAGCTGGTATGGCAGCACACTTCCAAGAACTTACTGGTGTGAGTCTAATGGAGTGCTTCCTTGCCAATGTGGACAAGAAGTGTAGACGCCTCTTAAGCTTCTTAAAAAGTGTTGAtgcaccaaaacacaaacaggttCAGGATGCCTTTATCAAGTTTCAGACTGAGAGAGGCCAATTGGATGGTTGCCCAGGAGATATCATACAGATGGTACTTCTTTTACTGGCTCATTTTGGTGAAAAGGAGGAGAACCTGTTCCATTATGTTGATACAACATGCCTGGCCCAAGAGGTTCTGACAGAGAAGTTGCCAGCAACACCCTGCATTATTGTGTGTG GGTCCTCCTGCTTTACTGCTGGGACGTTCATGTTGAGCATTGACCAAGAGGTTGTCAACGACCACATCACTTCTTTCATACATGCCTTCTGTCTGTTGTTTGGCAGTTACTACTGCTTCAACATACACTACCCAGTGGAACTACGGTCAACACTAGAGTTCTTTCAAAG